Part of the Clostridium sporogenes genome, ATGCTTTTTAATATAATGTAGTATGAAATTTTATTGGAGGTAGTAAATGAATTATAAAGATGTTTACAATTCATGGATAAACTCTTCATTTTTAGAAGAAAAAGAAAAAGAAGAATTGAAAAACATAGATGATGAACAGGAGATAAAAGATAAATTTTATAAAGATTTAAGCTTTGGAACAGGTGGAATAAGAGGAATAGTTGGTTTAGGAATAAATAGAATAAATAAATATACTATAGCTAAAGCTACAGAAGGATTATCAAATTATTTAATTAATAATTTTAAAGAAAAAGCTATATCTGTTGCAATAGCCTACGATTGTAGAAACAATTCTTTAGATTTTGCTAAAAAAGCTAGTGAAGTATTATGTTTCCATGGTATAAGAGTATATATATTTAGTGATATAATGTGTACCCCTATACTATCTTATGCTGTTAGAGAACTAAAATGCAAAGCTGGAATAGTTATAACTGCATCGCATAATAGTAATGAGTATAATGGATATAAAGTATATAATTATAATGGTAATCAAATAACAGATAAAGAAGCACAAAAAATATCTGAATATATAAGAAAAGTAGAGGACTTAAGTTGTATAAAGTATATGGATATAAATGATGCAAAAGAAAAAGATTTATACGAATTTGTACCAATAGAGGTATTAAATAAATATTTTTATAATGTAAAAAATTTAACTTTAAGAAAATATATTGTAAAAAATTATGAAAAGGATTTTAAAATATTATATACTCCACTACATGGAACTGGAAATGTTCCAGTAAGAAGAGCTTTATGTGAAATTGGATATAATAATGTTTTTGTGGTTAAGGATCAAGAAAAACCCAATGGAAATTTCCCAACAGTAAAATATCCTAATCCAGAGGATAATAAAGCTTTCTATGTTTCTTTAAAAGAGGCAGAAGATATACATCCTGATATAATAATAGCTACAGATCCTGATTGTGATAGAGTAGGGATTATGGTTAGGGATCATAGTACAAGATATGTAGCTTTAAATGGAAATGAATTAGGTGTAATTCTTACTAATTATATATTAAGTTCTTTAGAAGAAGAAAAAAAAATACCTGAAAATTCAGTGCTTTTAAAAACCATAGTAACTACAGATATGGTTAAAAATATATGTAAAGACTATGGAGTTAAGGTAGAAGAAGTTTTAACAGGTTTTAAATATATAGGAGAAAAAATAGAAGAATTTAAGAAAAATGGACAAAATAAATTTATATTTGGGTTTGAGGAAAGCTATGGATATTTATTTGGGGACTTTGTTAGAGAGAAAGATGGAATAATAAGTTCTGTGTTAATATGTGAAATGGCTTTATATTATAAGAGTCAAAATAAAAATTTATTTGATGTTTTAACAGAACTTTATGATAAATATGGATATTATAAAGAAAAATTAATATCCATGGAGTTTAAAGGAGAAGAGGGCAAAAATAAAATAGAAAATATAATCAATAATTTAAGAATTCATGATTCTAAAACTATATTTAATGAAGAAATATTACTAAAAGAAGATTATAAAACAGGTTTAAAAATAAATATGAATAAAAAGAAAGAATATATTAATAAACTTCCTAAATCTAATGTTTTAAAATTTTATTTAAATAACGGTACTAATTTTGTAATTAGGCCTTCTGGAACAGAGCCCAAAATAAAAATATATTTATCATCAGTACACACAACAGCTGAAGGGGCTGAAATGAAGATA contains:
- a CDS encoding phospho-sugar mutase; this encodes MNYKDVYNSWINSSFLEEKEKEELKNIDDEQEIKDKFYKDLSFGTGGIRGIVGLGINRINKYTIAKATEGLSNYLINNFKEKAISVAIAYDCRNNSLDFAKKASEVLCFHGIRVYIFSDIMCTPILSYAVRELKCKAGIVITASHNSNEYNGYKVYNYNGNQITDKEAQKISEYIRKVEDLSCIKYMDINDAKEKDLYEFVPIEVLNKYFYNVKNLTLRKYIVKNYEKDFKILYTPLHGTGNVPVRRALCEIGYNNVFVVKDQEKPNGNFPTVKYPNPEDNKAFYVSLKEAEDIHPDIIIATDPDCDRVGIMVRDHSTRYVALNGNELGVILTNYILSSLEEEKKIPENSVLLKTIVTTDMVKNICKDYGVKVEEVLTGFKYIGEKIEEFKKNGQNKFIFGFEESYGYLFGDFVREKDGIISSVLICEMALYYKSQNKNLFDVLTELYDKYGYYKEKLISMEFKGEEGKNKIENIINNLRIHDSKTIFNEEILLKEDYKTGLKINMNKKKEYINKLPKSNVLKFYLNNGTNFVIRPSGTEPKIKIYLSSVHTTAEGAEMKINKLEKNIKNMINKF